The Halobacterium sp. CBA1132 genome has a segment encoding these proteins:
- a CDS encoding inorganic phosphate transporter, whose translation MASVVLVLAVALVAALFMSFTVGANSNSAPVAPAVGANALSVLRAALLVGIVAGLGAILQGGSISETIGKDLVTGVTITPLAAAVALLTAATLITVGNTYGYPIPSAFTVTGAMVGAGIALGGGFAVHEYAVILGFWFAIPLVEGVMAYGLARGLRSDAIPENVGIPLLGGTVGYALANIQLTVIPTASGAQGSVARYVATTYGLLPTSLGGSYTLGMVAVSVGGGVAALVATRLLLRRDENAGINQFLVALGLVVVFTSGGSQVGLATGPLEAVFETNLQLPSMYLLALGGGGILLGAWIRGPRLVQAVSNEYASLGPRRSIAALIPAFLIAQLAIVLGIPISFNKVMIASIVGSGLAASSSGGNGVSKRKVGVTIGSWVGSMFGAALISYGLYRLLSALSVAG comes from the coding sequence ATGGCGTCGGTGGTTCTCGTTCTCGCGGTCGCACTCGTGGCGGCCCTGTTCATGTCGTTCACCGTCGGCGCGAACAGTAACTCCGCGCCGGTGGCGCCCGCCGTCGGGGCGAACGCCCTCTCGGTGCTGCGGGCGGCGCTGTTGGTCGGCATCGTGGCGGGACTGGGCGCGATTCTTCAGGGCGGCAGCATCTCCGAGACCATCGGGAAGGACCTCGTCACCGGCGTGACGATTACGCCGCTGGCGGCGGCGGTGGCGCTGCTGACCGCTGCGACGCTCATCACCGTCGGGAACACGTACGGCTATCCGATTCCGTCGGCGTTCACCGTCACCGGGGCGATGGTCGGCGCGGGAATCGCGCTCGGTGGCGGATTTGCCGTCCACGAGTACGCCGTCATTCTCGGGTTCTGGTTCGCCATTCCCCTCGTGGAGGGCGTCATGGCGTACGGCCTCGCGCGCGGCCTCCGGAGCGACGCCATCCCCGAGAATGTGGGGATTCCGCTGCTCGGCGGCACAGTCGGGTACGCGCTGGCGAACATCCAACTCACGGTCATCCCGACGGCGAGTGGCGCGCAGGGCTCGGTCGCCCGGTACGTCGCCACCACCTATGGGTTGCTGCCCACCTCGCTCGGCGGTTCCTACACGCTCGGGATGGTGGCAGTGAGCGTCGGCGGCGGCGTCGCCGCACTGGTCGCGACTCGACTGTTACTGCGGCGGGACGAAAATGCGGGCATCAACCAGTTCCTCGTCGCGTTGGGGCTGGTCGTCGTGTTCACGAGCGGCGGCTCTCAGGTCGGCCTCGCGACCGGGCCGCTCGAAGCCGTCTTCGAGACGAACCTCCAACTCCCCTCGATGTACTTGCTCGCGCTCGGGGGCGGTGGGATTCTGCTGGGGGCGTGGATTCGGGGGCCGCGCCTCGTTCAGGCGGTCTCCAACGAGTACGCCTCACTCGGCCCGCGGCGCTCGATTGCGGCCCTGATTCCAGCGTTCCTGATAGCGCAGCTCGCAATCGTGTTGGGCATCCCCATCTCGTTCAACAAGGTGATGATCGCGAGCATCGTCGGTAGCGGGCTCGCCGCGAGTTCGTCCGGCGGGAACGGCGTCTCCAAGCGGAAGGTCGGTGTCACCATCGGGTCGTGGGTCGGGTCGATGTTCGGAGCGGCGCTCATCAGCTACGGTCTCTACCGCCTGCTGAGCGCGCTTTCTGTCGCGGGGTAG
- a CDS encoding MFS transporter yields MALIRMTKFRTLLLATIGFNFSFLIWFSFAPFTEPMASEFGLSLAEIGLLASANIWLAPFGRALTGWLSDKFGAPSVFAIVLGYVGVFSMASAFAQSYGVFFVERLIVATAGITFVVGIQHVAEWFEEENLGLAEGIYAGVGNAGAAGGALILPRVFGTNWNGPLFSTNWRAAFFYTGVVSILLGVTYFTLGEAAKTEEKRQATKESASFSGWIHTATRYGTLVLALAYVMTFGLELSMNGWLATYYREGFGTNNLVLASTFAATFSIAAGLLRPIGGYVSDRLARAERNILPFFTGHYREQWTFASMTFVVVAMVGMTLAGLSGEVLLAVGAGFLVGMGCAFAEGAIFAQVPAMFPNSSGAVAGVVGGVGTIGGIVYPLVYSAQFMPNLHVGYAVVAASMVPILALTAWVFQPRIASVANEAGFGDSTSSAVEAPGDD; encoded by the coding sequence ATGGCGCTAATACGGATGACCAAGTTCCGGACGCTGTTGCTCGCGACCATCGGGTTCAACTTCTCGTTTCTCATCTGGTTCTCGTTCGCGCCGTTCACGGAGCCGATGGCCAGCGAGTTCGGGCTGTCGCTGGCGGAAATCGGGCTACTCGCGAGCGCGAACATCTGGCTGGCGCCGTTCGGCCGCGCGCTGACCGGCTGGCTCTCGGACAAGTTCGGCGCGCCGTCGGTGTTCGCCATCGTGTTGGGGTACGTCGGCGTGTTCTCCATGGCGTCGGCGTTCGCGCAGTCCTACGGCGTGTTTTTCGTCGAGCGCCTCATCGTCGCGACAGCCGGCATCACGTTCGTCGTCGGCATCCAGCACGTCGCGGAGTGGTTCGAAGAGGAGAACCTCGGACTCGCTGAGGGCATCTACGCAGGTGTCGGAAACGCCGGCGCCGCGGGGGGCGCGCTCATCCTCCCGCGCGTGTTCGGAACGAACTGGAACGGCCCGCTGTTCTCGACGAACTGGCGGGCGGCGTTCTTCTACACGGGCGTCGTCTCCATTCTGCTCGGCGTCACGTACTTCACGCTCGGGGAGGCCGCCAAGACCGAGGAGAAGCGGCAGGCGACCAAGGAGAGCGCGAGCTTCTCGGGGTGGATACATACCGCCACGCGGTACGGGACGCTCGTCCTCGCGCTCGCGTACGTGATGACGTTCGGCCTCGAACTGTCGATGAACGGCTGGTTGGCGACCTACTACCGCGAGGGCTTCGGCACGAACAACCTCGTGCTCGCGAGCACGTTCGCGGCGACGTTCTCCATCGCGGCAGGCCTGCTACGGCCTATCGGCGGCTACGTCAGCGACCGGCTGGCGCGCGCCGAACGCAACATCCTCCCGTTCTTCACCGGGCACTACCGCGAGCAGTGGACGTTCGCGTCGATGACGTTCGTCGTCGTGGCGATGGTCGGGATGACGCTCGCCGGGCTGTCCGGTGAGGTGTTGCTCGCGGTGGGCGCGGGCTTCCTCGTCGGGATGGGGTGTGCGTTCGCGGAGGGCGCCATCTTCGCGCAGGTGCCGGCGATGTTCCCGAACAGCTCGGGGGCGGTCGCTGGCGTCGTCGGCGGCGTCGGCACCATCGGCGGCATCGTCTACCCGCTCGTGTACTCCGCGCAGTTCATGCCGAACCTCCACGTGGGCTACGCGGTGGTCGCGGCGTCGATGGTGCCCATTCTCGCGCTGACCGCGTGGGTGTTCCAGCCGAGAATCGCGAGCGTCGCCAACGAGGCCGGCTTCGGCGACTCGACGTCGTCGGCGGTCGAGGCGCCGGGTGACGACTGA